A single window of Mycosarcoma maydis chromosome 1, whole genome shotgun sequence DNA harbors:
- a CDS encoding uncharacterized protein (related to TAO3 - Transcriptional Activator of OCH1), with protein sequence MQVVIPDLDDKQLFAPPRRIQSPTASVASSSNHVSASPPTSSRHLQSITTNLPEPSIWADQPSSFYSPTSYTHNPYSQSSTQSPIYAHAPSGPFRGAALGWHGRSGSATSDSSAGGFGGLGFRAPPSEVEQPSSSSNLNPATRGGTSAAASSPSSFTFPTKRPSLSSLRSQMRAHQLEPEPLPQHHWPSTPRAELPQLEIPASASDAGDLTAGYRSGLSTPRPPPPTNLQFQQHNLPSPGFHSPQERSVPLNSVRGRSDSYTSSPSRYPGHTASASRSSRFHHAPTASFHSDSHNSTGGMSSSASSAAHPYAGSVTDLPPVPPLPNKADSIYADMPVTPGGHTNNAAFQLPRAMASTTSFENSDLTGSPLKISTRQLRDDSAQPRPTRPFDDNEDASSGEHAQWSSSIRPQPKLLQSSNRRDQSPATARPTALAISLGAEGLGQLPAGIGTPDPKAPVEYALNILMSRFITLAAAKVKRALESSQDHDPQLLCALTPDDDALFDSVCDSLAHISRKGAALVVHSLFRWKSITVEADIDADLVRRHLASAAPATVASMSATTRDIALYLARRKELFAFFLATKALHVITKVLARDSLGEAQAAELEEQTFAMLLACIRDKDKDRSFPRPINHIRDACFESISHLIGEISRVRFVTISDRFVEILEQSTKAPSSKTVEDLLVAAIHTLRHLKITTYPMELFEEGAEFVDVLARHYANCHGFRVKTSFTKAFAHLMLPVAQTASAEVNHPTWTKAIDTIWPRMVAMAAKPRYWTFAYPLHVTLLTVSPEEKLASSWFACVEAGVPKLKDRVNRTVVLNAAVRLLWAYAFRCHESHTNTHKKLEAFFRLWFPANRRTLNPPDSSPDPFIMMVHYALYRHFDFGRELLLNFLCHSLLGGSTLSLQSDVLTGQRMTIAIRAILLTLDSHVKGESPPFPSSADFHHFDFDTLPDGCGDELPEAFKFPNVEIGETQNQFNDLICKIALLCDHQISDMTIFDARTHLFARTSPNAAASTAERALLEREGYTWRFHRAAMLMAAYPRENQPSSDLLRACFESWPRCLSANISFSSVLAVLFRAHFSADPDLSRASARALRRITSQRPGGSSAVVSGFMRWVFRMDTAFWEIHPKQMLIMPKIEEAIRLWIDFLQIWLAQLRVQNSQADQGQSGLQKGFEMERTSAWALMDEVEAYALFLLCSASRSLRSLAVEVLRLIAVLDDAFLSPSRRAAVEQARAQGEEEEPTRIVHLLDMPCQDFLDANDPHLSWHQINHLARYKSPDRSTSLRMIAESERDVEQSLWFRALPLFLRMSLERFPTTVAVFRSYITDRVLEMDHVAVYAADISNRAPAHTMSSATLSKSQAASAATASLHSSSSMASLRDAAPAGTAGHAETLLMAQHWRFYVLALCTTTTSTEGSRGGVVGNHRRKSSEPETGERMISARDLFQKLVPFLASDNEVFQEAVVFALGNINENHYLALLETMQALSGTLNDDFKVRSVARTGLKRNRRLDRLRTALAHVLQLTAPHMEALDHLDNAKVIGIIHNWVKDTFNFLTDREIRQDWEFHSLRRYFCGVTQHLFDGLARRGSADSHFPFEVRLRMFRVFRDWHSYSTVSEDGRNKLANLLSTAADQQRDDRAKERAVKTLNYETQALSYQAGCAMASLCQCAISMVGGPVPAPMAGSSLDPGSLLHWLSSLFQTSDEKNHDLARKALRSLLVYNDQNAILVDSTVDRCIAEPDRALGKKSLFVTTAEVVIEKDDLSMPLHAIFCLGLVKLGHPDSSIRRKGLSVLDVCSRRFDETCTLDEFEVGVSSPLPAIYLRAQRDVNVHLAMHFDGLRTAMLSEFTRRLPLIDASRRPTILGLLPEWLRGLILHTADASLDSYPAAPPEVVLYRAYLNLCNLFCLTVRYGDEHNFEIQEIWSSLVAASEDLQSADAVVCFLINQGLHFRSEQVVTHSKRVVSCISHTQAGPHIFEQLCAMIEPSRMIQVPRNASVPSPDPDHRHLFRADLTKLLPEPEPTLAFSEGQLALFYVGEMTYERREQLETSLPTLLHAIFMHIDSRSAFVRTQMVELFEQLMRCTISIGASATGNAGPFRSSVQIFDPERTTAAKAQVERLFAKRTFASWTAETTDEEHDTQFKMPKNLLNTSYDTLSLIEPFFLSFRQDWGSVALTWAASNPIRHMACRSFQVFRALQPSVTPSMMVTILGRLADTVSDHKSEVHRFTLEVLYALNLVVKHRQPFNREFLAQTWWATLACLSTVNEAEFAESVSILESLVDRLDIGSPDVIAYLVQNCPEGWEGDIGVLRILVSRGLRSSETSAPTFRLMAKLAKCRDPALIDFDDKCRLGYLFVAALPWFLQVTEESLTAAGGFVTSKNDPRNASAALRVSKKASADAAGATRIGSSSIITPALTAVESQMVLEMAADLAATASKLEMRDLERVATSISRSRFRTKDDLVRQATNCIRSHYLPEHGPELAVLLLGVVLNRHEWMRMQAMQVLKIFFQALDTRNHVAFSNLGSELLMPLLRQLSTPLSAQALEVLDEPIEVHGGPAANQILRMSLQWGNMNFNGQTRDFVHDASIFGPPQESGWAVADPQDMATRTRINLQALVKMCEHTLDIIPTSNNVNFVVDDVYDGTAEADGAGFALDEAPGVGGTRTDETPASSLGDIVNQLHDLSSFFGDDPMSKSRQASVMWRDSRLDRSGSMRQASGLGRASSIRSNGLSAGGTIGRNGSLRGGMQYSRQVSPNPTVVPDSLRGLYADESGFGGGGGGLYRTAVIGVRNSDESRFGGMSRSTSGAGDVSNFSMGRSASTLSGRSEEAGANRSHAQIAKILARSTTRDSRTSVSRTNSGGGRTGSMLEERAEGKSSMECDRSNSVDQLSETSGSQQHHGSFYRKPYTFTQQHVYQHQKQKTSSSSASSLSGSQSAAHHRGPAATAATVSKLGVSADGRLHSVAKSAASNLKHSGGE encoded by the coding sequence ATGCAGGTCGTCATTCCCGACCTGGACGACAAGCAGCTCTTTGCGCCTCCACGCCGTATCCAGTCTCCGACCGCCTCGGTCGCGTCCTCTAGCAACCATGTAAGTGCGAGCCCGCCTACCTCGAGTCGCCATTTGCAGAGCATCACAACCAATCTACCAGAGCCATCCATTTGGGCGGACCAGCCATCGTCGTTCTACTCGCCTACTTCGTATACTCATAATCCATATTCGCAGTCATCCACTCAATCACCCATCTACGCCCATGCTCCTTCAGGGCCCTTCCGTGGTGCTGCACTCGGCTGGCATGGCAGGTCAGGGAGTGCCACAAGCGATTCGTCTGCTGGAGGATTCGGAGGCCTCGGATTTCGTGCGCCTCCTTCAGAAGTAGAGCAACCCAGTTCTTCTTCCAATCTGAATCCGGCTACTCGTGGCGGTACATCGGCCGCTGCTTCCTCTCCGTCTTCCTTCACCTTTCCCACCAAGCGTCCCTCACTGTCGTCGCTTCGTTCACAGATGCGTGCCCATCAGCTCGAGCCCGAACCTCTTCCGCAGCACCATTGGCCTTCTACGCCCCGCGCCGAACTTCCTCAACTCGAAATccctgcatctgcatcggaTGCTGGCGACCTCACAGCGGGCTACCGCTCTGGCCTCTCAACCCCTCGCCCACCACCCCCTACCAATCTTCAATTTCAGCAACACAATCTTCCCTCGCCCGGCTTCCACTCGCCGCAAGAGCGATCCGTCCCGCTGAACTCGGTACGAGGCCGCAGCGACAGCTACACCTCCTCACCTTCTCGCTACCCGGGCCACACTGCCTCCGCCTCTCGATCCTCCCGCTTCCATCACGCTCCCACCGCCTCTTTCCATTCCGATTCACACAACTCCACCGGAGGCATGAGCAGTTCtgcaagcagcgcagccCACCCTTATGCTGGCTCTGTCACCGATCTGCCGCCTGTACCTCCGCTGCCCAACAAGGCGGACAGTATCTATGCCGATATGCCGGTCACTCCTGGCGGTCATACCAACAATGCTGCTTTCCAGCTCCCGCGCGCTATGGCCAGCACCACTTCCTTTGAGAACTCCGACCTTACCGGTAGCCCACTCAAAATTAGCACGCGCCAACTTCGCGATGACTCCGCTCAGCCTCGACCCACACGTCCATTTGATGACAATGAAGATGCATCCAGCGGAGAACATGCTCAATGGTCGAGCTCTATCCGGCCGCAACCCAAACTACTGCAGTCTTCTAACAGACGCGATCAAAGTCCTGCTACCGCGCGACCAACTGCCCTTGCCATCAGTCTCGGCGCAGAAGGTCTCGGCCAGCTTCCTGCAGGTATCGGTACCCCTGATCCAAAGGCTCCGGTCGAGTACGCGCTTAACATTCTCATGAGTCGGTTCATCACTCTCGCCGCAGCTAAGGTGAAAAGAGCACTGGAATCTTCCCAAGACCACGACCCGCAGCTGCTCTGCGCCCTAACTCCAGATGACGATGCTCTCTTCGATTCCGTTTGTGACTCTCTCGCCCACATCTCTCGCAAAGGTGCTGCTTTGGTCGTCCACAGTCTCTTCCGCTGGAAGTCCATCACCGTAGAGGCCGACATCGACGCTGACCTCGTTCGTCGCCACCTTGCTTCAGCTGCTCCCGCCACAGTCGCCTCCATGAGCGCGACCACACGCGATATTGCGCTTTACCTGGCTCGTCGAAAGGAGCTCTTTGCCTTTTTCCTCGCCACAAAAGCGCTTCATGTCATTACAAAGGTGCTGGCGCGTGATTCTCTGGGCGAAGCACAAGCTGCCGAACTCGAAGAGCAGACCTTCGCCATGCTCCTCGCTTGCATCCgcgacaaggacaaggatcGCTCTTTTCCGCGCCCCATCAACCACATTCGCGACGCATGCTTTGAGAGTATATCGCATCTTATCGGTGAAATCTCGCGCGTGCGCTTCGTCACCATTAGCGATCGCTTTGTCGAGATCCTGGAGCAATCCACAAAGGCGCCATCCAGCAAGACGGTCGAAGAtctgcttgttgctgccaTCCACACTCTCCGCCACTTGAAGATCACCACGTACCCAATGGAGCTTTTCGAGGAAGGCGCCGAATTTGTCGACGTTCTTGCCCGCCACTATGCCAATTGCCACGGTTTCCGTGTCAAAACCAGTTTTACCAAAGCTTTTGCTCATCTTATGCTGCCCGTCGCCCAGACCGCATCAGCCGAAGTCAACCACCCTACCTGGACAAAGGCCATCGATACTATCTGGCCACGTATGGTTGCCATGGCCGCCAAGCCTCGTTACTGGACGTTTGCCTACCCGCTCCACGTAACGCTGCTGACGGTTTCGCCTGAAGAGAAGCTTGCTTCCAGCTGGTTCGCTTGCGTTGAAGCTGGTGTAcccaagctcaaggatcGTGTCAATCGCACTGTTGTCCTCAACGCTGCCGTAAGATTGCTCTGGGCCTATGCCTTTCGGTGCCACGAGAGCCACACAAACACACATaagaagctcgaggccTTCTTCCGACTCTGGTTTCCAGCCAATCGCCGTACGCTCAATCCTCCCGACAGTTCACCCGACCCCTTCATTATGATGGTTCACTATGCGCTCTACCGCCATTTCGACTTTGGACGGGAGCTTCTGCTCAACTTTCTGTGCCATTCTTTGCTCGGCGGAAGCACACTCTCGCTGCAATCGGACGTCCTTACTGGCCAGCGTATGACCATTGCGATCCGAGCTATACTATTGACGCTCGACTCACATGTCAAAGGCGAATCGCCTCCCTTTCCGTCTAGCGCTGACTTTCACCATTTCGATTTCGACACCCTGCCTGACGGCTGCGGCGATGAGCTTCCAGAAGCATTCAAGTTCCCCAACGTGGAAATCGGGGAGACACAGAATCAGTTCAATGACCTCATCTGCAAAatcgctctgctctgcGACCATCAAATCAGTGACATGACCATCTTCGATGCCCGTACCCATCTTTTTGCTCGTACCTCCCCAAATGccgccgcttccaccgccgaGCGGGCACTGCTCGAACGCGAAGGCTACACCTGGCGGTTTCACCGTGCTGCCATGCTCATGGCTGCTTATCCACGCGAGAATCAGCCGTCCAGCGATCTTCTTCGCGCTTGCTTTGAATCCTGGCCCAGGTGCCTCAGCGCCAACATTTCCTTCTCAAGCGTGCTCGCAGTCCTCTTCCGTGCCCATTTCAGCGCCGATCCTGACCTCAGCAGAGCATCGGCACGTGCTCTGCGACGCATCACTAGTCAGCGACCGGGAGGCTCCTCAGCCGTCGTCTCGGGCTTCATGCGTTGGGTATTCCGTATGGATACGGCCTTTTGGGAGATTCACCCCAAGCAGATGCTCATCATGCCCAAGATCGAAGAGGCTATCCGGCTATGGATCGACTTTTTGCAAATCTGGCTTGCACAGCTTCGCGTCCAGAACAGTCAAGCTGATCAGGGCCAGTCTGGGCTGCAAAAAGGTTTCGAAATGGAGCGCACCAGCGCTTGGGCACTTATGGACGAAGTCGAGGCCTACGCGCTCTTTTTGCTATGTTcggcttctcgctctctgCGCTCATTAGCGGTCGAAGTGCTGCGGCTGATTGCTGTCTTGGACGATGCCTTTTTGTCGCCCAGTCGTCGCGCTGCAGTTGAGCAAGCGCGTGCTCaaggcgaggaagaggagccGACTCGTATCGTGCACCTCCTTGACATGCCTTGTCAAGACTTCCTCGATGCCAACGACCCACATCTTAGCTGGCATCAGATCAATCATCTGGCCCGCTACAAGTCACCAGACCGCTCCACCTCTCTAAGAATGATTGCAGAGAGCGAAAGGGATGTTGAGCAGTCGTTGTGGTTTCGAGCACTTCCTCTCTTCTTGCGCATGAGCTTGGAGCGCTTTCCAACGACAGTTGCCGTATTTCGCTCCTACATCACAGATCGTGTTTTGGAAATGGACCACGTTGCTGTCTATGCAGCTGACATTTCCAATCGTGCGCCAGCTCACACCATGTCGAGCGCCACGCTCAGCAAGTCACaggcagcatcggcagcaacTGCATCGCTCCACAGTTCCAGCTCGATGGCCTCGTTGAGGGACGCTGCACCTGCTGGAACGGCCGGCCACGCTGAAACTCTGCTGATGGCTCAGCACTGGCGTTTCTACGTCCTTGCCCTATGCACTACAACTACCTCCACAGAGGGTTCACGTGGAGGCGTCGTTGGTAACCACAGACGAAAATCAAGCGAACCTGAGACAGGTGAACGCATGATCTCGGCGCGCGACTTGTTTCAGAAGCTGGTGCCCTTCCTCGCATCGGACAACGAGGTCTTTCAAGAAGCTGTTGTCTTCGCACTTGGCAACATCAATGAAAATCACTACTTGGCACTCCTTGAGACGATGCAAGCTTTGAGCGGGACCCTAAACGACGATTTCAAGGTGCGGTCAGTCGCTCGTACTGGCCTCAAGCGAAATAGACGGCTGGACAGACTGCGCACCGCTCTGGCACACGTGCTCCAGCTCACAGCTCCGCATATGGAAGctctcgaccatctcgacaATGCAAAGGTGATTGGTATCATCCACAACTGGGTCAAGGACACTTTCAACTTCCTCACAGATCGCGAGATTCGTCAAGACTGGGAATTTCACAGCCTTCGGCGCTACTTTTGTGGGGTGACCCAACATCTGTTTGACGGACTTGCCAGAAGGGGCTCGGCCGACTCGCACTTCCCCTTCGAAGTCCGTTTGCGCATGTTCCGCGTATTTCGCGATTGGCACTCGTACAGCACGGTCAGCGAAGACGGACGCAACAAGCTGGCCAACCTTCTCAGCACGGCTGCCGACCAGCAGAGGGACGATCGCGCCAAAGAGCGCGCggtcaagacgctcaaTTACGAAACACAGGCTCTTTCGTATCAAGCCGGATGCGCCATGGCGTCTCTCTGCCAGTGTGCCATCTCGATGGTCGGTGGACCAGTCCCTGCACCGATGGCGGGATCCTCGCTTGACCCCGGTTCGCTGCTCCACTGGCTCAGCAGTCTTTTCCAGACCAGCGACGAGAAGAACCACGACCTGGCACGCAAGGCCCTGCgatcgctgctcgtctACAATGATCAAAATGCTATTCTTGTTGACAGCACGGTGGACCGCTGTATTGCTGAGCCTGATCGAGCCTTGGGCAAGAAGAGTCTCTTTGTAACCACAGCCGAGGTTGTGATCGAGAAGGATGACCTGTCCATGCCGCTTCACGCCATCTTTTGCCTAGGTCTAGTCAAACTCGGTCATCCTGACTCAAGTATTCGTCGAAAAGGGCTTTCCGTTCTGGACGTTTGTAGCCGCCGCTTCGACGAGACTTGTACGCTGGATGAGTTTGAAGTGGGTGTGTCCAGCCCATTGCCAGCCATCTATCTGCGTGCCCAGCGAGATGTCAATGTGCATCTCGCCATGCACTTTGACGGCCTCAGAACGGCGATGCTCAGCGAGTTCACACGTCGTCTGCCCTTGATTGACGCCTCACGACGCCCTACCATCTTGGGACTACTGCCCGAATGGCTGCGTGGCCTGATTCTACACACCGCAGACGCAAGTCTCGACAGCTATCCTGCGGCGCCGCCTGAAGTGGTGCTGTACAGAGCCTACCTGAACCTCTGCAATTTGTTCTGCCTCACGGTCCGGTACGGTGACGAGCACAATTTCGAGATCCAGGAGATCTggagcagcttggtggcCGCCTCGGAAGATCTGCAGAGTGCTGACGCAGTGGTGTGCTTCCTTATCAACCAAGGCCTTCATTTCCGAAGCGAACAGGTCGTCACCCATTCGAAGCGTGTTGTATCATGCATATCTCACACACAGGCAGGTCCTCATATCTTCGAGCAACTCTGCGCCATgatcgagccaagccgCATGATTCAGGTACCTCGAAACGCTTCGGTTCCCTCACCGGATCCGGACCATCGTCATCTCTTCCGCGCTGATCTGACAAAGTTGTTGCCTGAGCCCGAGCCTACGCTTGCCTTTTCCGAGGGCCAGCTGGCTCTCTTCTATGTGGGCGAGATGACGTACGAGCGTCGGgaacagctcgagacgagccTTCCTACTTTGTTGCACGCCATCTTTATGCACATTGACAGCCGCTCGGCATTTGTGCGAACCCAAATggtcgagctgttcgagcaaTTAATGCGCTGTACCATCTCGATTGGTGCAAGTGCCACGGGCAATGCTGGCCCTTTTAGATCATCGGTCCAGATATTTGATCCGGAACGAACGACGGCTGCCAAAGCGCAAGTTGAACGGCTCTTTGCGAAACGAACATTTGCAAGTTGGACAGCCGAGACGACAGACGAAGAACACGACACTCAGTTCAAGATGCCTAAGAACTTGCTCAACACGTCGTATGATACGCTGTCTTTGATCGAACCCTTCTTCCTTTCCTTCCGCCAGGATTGGGGCTCTGTGGCACTGACATGGGCCGCTTCTAACCCGATTCGACACATGGCATGTAGATCGTTCCAGGTCTTCCGCGCTCTGCAGCCCTCGGTGACGCCGAGCATGATGGTGACCATCCTGGGCAGATTGGCTGACACTGTCTCTGACCATAAGTCTGAAGTGCATCGCTTCACGTTAGAAGTGCTGTACGCACTTAACTTGGTCGTCAAGCACCGCCAGCCTTTCAATCGCGAGTTTCTGGCGCAAACCTGGTGGGCCACATTAGCATGCTTGTCAACTGTCAATGAAGCCGAATTTGCCGAGTCGGTTTCCATTCTGGAAAGCTTGGTCGACAGGCTGGACATTGGTTCACCTGACGTGATCGCCTACCTGGTGCAAAATTGTCCGGAAGGTTGGGAGGGAGATATCGGCGTGCTGCGTATTCTCGTTTCGCGTGGTCTTCGATCGTCCGAGACGTCGGCGCCGACGTTCAGACTGATGGCGAAGCTGGCCAAATGCCGCGATCCGGCGCTCATTGACTTTGACGACAAGTGCCGTCTTGGCTACCTTTTTGTTGCCGCCCTGCCATGGTTCTTACAGGTGACAGAAGAAAGCCTAACGGCAGCTGGTGGATTCgtgacgagcaagaacgaTCCCCGCAACGCTTCAGCAGCTTTGCGAGTCTCCAAAAAGGCAAGTGCTGACGCGGCAGGCGCGACTAGAATCGGCTCCTCAAGCATCATCACTCCGGCTCTTACGGCGGTTGAATCGCAAATGGTCTTGGAAATGGCCGCAGACTTGGCCGCTACCGCATCAAAACTCGAGATGCGTGACCTTGAACGTGTTGCGACGTCCATTTCTCGATCGCGTTTCCGAACCAAGGACGATCTTGTCCGACAAGCCACCAACTGTATCCGATCCCACTATCTACCCGAGCACGGCCCCGAGCTGGCcgtcttgctgctgggTGTAGTGTTGAACCGGCACGAATGGATGCGAATGCAGGCGATGCAGGTGCTCAAGATCTTCTTCCAGGCACTCGACACGCGCAACCATGTGGCATTCAGCAATCTAGGCTCGGAGCTTCTGATGCCCTTGTTGCGTCAGCTGTCCACGCCGCTGTCTGCACAAGcgctcgaggtgctcgacgaaCCGATTGAGGTGCACGGTGGTCCCGCCGCTAATCAGATTTTGCGCATGAGTCTGCAGTGGGGCAACATGAATTTCAACGGGCAGACGCGCGACTTTGTTCATGACGCTTCCATCTTTGGTCCGCCGCAAGAGAGCGGCTGGGCTGTTGCTGATCCGCAGGACATGGCGACACGTACGCGGATCAACCTGCAGGCTTTGGTGAAAATGTGTGAACACACGCTTGACATTATTCCCACAAGCAACAATGTCAACTTTGTGGTCGACGATGTCTATGACGGTACTGCAGAGGCCGACGGTGCTGGATTCGCATTAGATGAGGCTCCTGGCGTCGGTGGAACGAGAACTGATGAGACTCCAGCGTCCAGCTTGGGCGATATAGTCAACCAACTGCATGACTTGTCTTCGTTCTTTGGCGATGATCCAATGTCCAAGAGTCGCCAGGCATCGGTAATGTGGCGCGACTCGCGTCTCGACCGATCCGGCTCAATGCGGCAGGCATCTGGACTGGGCCGCGCTTCGTCGATTCGGTCCAATGGACTGAGTGCCGGTGGCACTATTGGGCGCAATGGATCGCTTCGCGGCGGAATGCAGTACAGCCGACAAGTGTCGCCGAATCCTACTGTTGTCCCAGACTCGCTGCGAGGGCTCTACGCGGACGAGAGCGGTttcggcggcggcggtggtgggTTGTACCGGACCGCAGTAATTGGAGTGCGGAACAGTGACGAATCAAGGTTTGGCGGCATGTCGAGAAGCACATCTGGAGCTGGAGACGTATCAAATTTTTCGATGGGCCGTTCGGCTAGTACACTATCGGGTCGGAGTGAAGAGGCAGGTGCGAATCGATCGCATGCTCAGATCGCTAAGATCTTGGCGCGCTCAACGACGCGCGACAGCCGTACGTCTGTATCCCGAACCAATAGCGGTGGTGGCCGAACAGGATCGATGCTAGAAGAACGCGCTGAGGGTAAATCCAGCATGGAATGCGATCGATCGAACAGCGTTGACCAGCTTTCCGAAACAAGCGgctcgcagcagcatcacGGCTCATTCTACCGCAAGCCCTACACATTcacgcagcagcatgtGTATCAACATCAGAAGCAGAAAacttcatcgtcatcagctTCCTCGCTGTCGGGCTCACAATCGGCAGCGCATCACCGCGGTCccgctgccaccgctgctACTGTCTCCAAGCTGGGCGTTAGTGCCGATGGTCGCTTGCATTCAGTTGCCAAATCTGCCGCTTCCAATTTGAAGCACTCGGGGGGCGAGTAG
- a CDS encoding Mg-dependent acid phosphatase (related to magnesium-dependent acid phosphatase): protein MVRKIGRRAREASPSSSSDVASSYTHPDYTARIVSSLEALNSGALPGLVVFDLDYTLWPLWVDTHVDSPLRRRGNDINKVYDRNSQALQFFPHVPSILFWLKRRGIPIAAASRTSAPTVARQALNGLFLVDDSHLIEGSEPHASPKVVKAADLFEYEEIYPGSKITHFRNLQRDSGVEYEDMIFFDDEYRNAEVGSKLGVHFVEVGHAGTDLGLVEKAIREWRAKKAARAQKAEL from the coding sequence ATGGTTCGAAAGATCGGCAGACGAGCACGCGAAGCATCTCCGTCTTCATCGTCCGACGTTGCCTCTTCGTATACACATCCGGACTACACCGCTCGCATTGTATCTTCACTGGAAGCGTTGAACTCGGGCGCATTGCCGGGGCTGGTCGTCTTTGATCTAGACTACACACTTTGGCCTTTATGGGTGGACACGCATGTGGATTCACCCTTGCGTCGACGAGGCAACGATATCAACAAGGTGTACGATCGCAACAGCCAAGCGCTACAGTTCTTTCCACACGTACCAAGCATCTTGTTCTGGTTGAAGAGAAGAGGGATTccgattgctgctgcgagtCGAACCAGTGCACCCACAGTCGCAAGACAGGCGTTGAACGGTCTGTTCCTCGTTGACGATTCCCATCTGATTGAAGGATCCGAGCCACATGCATCGCCGAAAGTGGTAAAAGCAGCAGACTTGTTCGAGTACGAAGAGATTTACCCCGGAAGCAAAATCACACATTTCCGCAACCTGCAGCGCGACTCAGGCGTCGAGTACGAGGACATGATCTTCTTTGATGACGAGTACAGGAACGCCGAGGTCGGCAGCAAGTTGGGCGTTCATTTTGTAGAGGTGGGCCACGCCGGTACGGATCTGGGTCTGGTGGAGAAGGCGATCAGAGAATGGAGGGCCAAGAAGGCTGCGAGAGCGCAAAAGGCCGAACTGTGA